The window AAATGCCtggaaaaacaaccccaaacccttGGAAAAATGGCTCTAAAACCTCTGGAAAATGAGCCCCAAATCCATGGAAAAAGAGCCCCAAATCTATGGAAAAACAGCCCtaaatccatggaaaaacatccccaaaatccctggaaaaacagccccaaatcccgggaAAAATGGCtccaaaatccctggaaaatgAGCCTCAAATCCCTGGAAAATGAGCCCCAAATCCATggaaaaacagccccaaaatccctggaaaatgAGCCCCAAATCCATGAAAAACTCCAACATTTTGGGAATTGTGCCCCAGATTTGGgaattccctccctcccaagcccagctcctcctttttctcttcgattttttggggggaaaaattaaaaaactgaGGAGCAAAATTctccaagggaaaaaagggggaattccCTTGGGgtgggaattccatggaaaattGGGAATGAGGGCAAAGGGGATCCTGACCTGAGGAGAGGCCGGAGCAGCTCAGACGATCCCGAACCTTTCCGCCCTTTTCCGCTTctttgcctggatttgggaagggccaaaaagagggaaaattccagaaatCCATGAGGAGAATCCcgggaaaaagaaagagagggaagggggtgggaatggggaaattcctgattccaaaatgtgggaaaattctgggatttgggggggggtttccagaggaaaaatggTCCAAAACACAGGGAATTCCAAACCCCGAATTCCTGGGAAAAAGACCTCAAAATTCCTGGGAAAGGAGCCCTgaaattcctgggaaaatggccccaaatccctgggaaaaacagccccaaaatccctgggaaaACTGTCCTGAAATTCATGGAAAAATGGCCTTGAATTCCTGGGAAGTTGGTCCCAAATTCCTggaaaaaacagccccaaatccctggaaGAAAAGtcccaaaatccctgggaaaagagtcccaaaatgcacggaaaattccctcaaatccctggaaaatggccctaaatccatggaaaaccccccaaaatccatggaaaacctCCCCAGATCCTTGGATCTCTCAAGGGTTGGGAATTgggaggaggttttggggtgagcCCAGGGATTCCCAGCCCCAAATTCCGGGaattccaaaccccaaatcccaggaattcccagccccaaatcccgggaattcccagccccaaatcccaggaattcccagccccaaatcccaggaattcgcagccccaaatcccgggaATTCCCAGCCCCAAATCTCAGCAattcccaaccccaaatcccgggaATTTCGAGCCCCAAATCTTGGGAATTCtcaaccccaaatcccgggaattccaaaccccaaatcccaggaattcccaaccccaaatcccgggaATTTCGAGCCCCAAATCCCGGGAATTCtcaaccccaaatcccgggaattcccaaccccaaatctcagcaattccaaaccccaaatcccgggaattcccaaccccaaatcccgggaATTCCCAGCCCCACCTCGGAATCCTCGGCGGCGCCGGCCCCGGTGACGATCCCGaacctttccttcctcttcttcagcTTCTCATCCTCCTCACTCTGGGAACGGGGTCAGgattgggaatgttgggaatgttgggaatgttgggaatgtCAGGAATGTCAGGAATGGATCCCTGGGGTCCCTCCcgagccccttccagggcagggaaataTTCCCGTGATCCCTGGAtaacccaaatcccaaaaaccccaaatcccaaaaaccccaattcccaaaaaccccaattcctgaaaccccaaacccccaaaaaaccaaaattcccaaaaaaccccaattcccAAAAATGTCAATTCCtgaaaaatccaaacccccaaaaaatcaaaattcccaaaaaaaaccaatccccaaaaacccaatTCCCAAAAACCTCacctcccaaaaaccccaaatcccaaaaaccccaattcccaaaaaaccccaattcccaaaaaccccaaacctgtaaaaaaccaaaatccccaaaaacccaatTCCCAAAAACCTCaactcccaaaaaccccaaatcccaagtcccaaattcccaaatccctgaaaaaccccaatccccaaatcccaaaaaacccaaaattcccaaaaaccccaaatcccaaaataccccaattcccaaaaccacccaattcccaaaaaccccaaatcccaaaaaaccccaatccccaaatcccaaaaatcccaaaaccccaaaattcctaaatcccaaaatccccaaaaccccaaaattcccaaaaaccccaagccaGGGAAGGGTGGAGTCGGCAGGGctggaaaatttgggaattttgggataatCCCAAGGTGGGGAGGGCGCCCTGGCATTCCCAGAAGTCCcaaaattcctggaattcccaaaattcccaaatctcACCTTCTTGGAGAGGGAGGAGACGTTGAGGCCGAACCTCTGGGCCCTTTCCTTGAGCTTTTCCAGGTTTAtctgggaaaaaggaaatttgggatttgggatccctggGGCTTCCAAAGGGGAAAATTCCAGaataaaattcccaaaaattcctcagctctgggggCTTTTCCAGAGGGGCTGATCCTGGAAAAactccaggtttttttttggggaattgcaacccaaaattcccattggaattccccaaaattccaccaaaATTCCCAActgaattccccaaaattccaccaaaATTCCCAAgtgaattcccaaaattcccattgaaattccccaaaattccaccaaaATTCCCAactgaattcccaaaattcccattgtaattccccaaaattccaccaaaATTCCCAActgaattccccaaaattccaccaaaATTCCCATTGGAATTCCTCAAAATTCCATCAAAAATCCCAAgtgaattcccaaaattccacctgagctccccaaaattccaccaaaATTCCCAACTGAATTTccaaaattccacccaaattcccaaaattctgtgGGAATTTCCAAAATTTCATGTCAATCCCTCAAAAATCCAcctaaattccccaaattccacccaaattccccaaaattccatggGAATCCCAGATTTCCTCACCGTGGGTTTGGAGTCTGCCAAGAGTcctgggaaaaagaagaaaattcccGTCAGGAATTGGCCAAAATTCCCAGATTTCAGCCCGGAACTGGGAAtccccaggaattccaggaaaatcccaagcctggggttttttgggatgggaaatcccaggaatttACGGGaccatttggggtttttttttttcccaccaaatcccaaaattcccaaatcccagaaatgtggggaaaaggggaatttgaaatcccagggaattcccagaattccggGAATTCCCTTTCCTCACCTTTTGTGGGAATTGTGGCCAAGCCAAACCTgtgggaatgaaaaaaaaatgggaattagggctggaattttgggaattagGGCTGGATCAGGGAATTAGGGCTGGAATTCGGGGAATTAGGGCAAATTccacaaaaccccaacaaaatcTCACCCAGGATGCTCCTGGAACATTCCAGGGATTCCgaatcctctgggaattccagcccggccccgccccgacAGGGATCTCACCatgaattcccaaatttctccacccaaatattcccaaattttccccccaaaattcccaaatttcttcctcagaattcccaaatttctgcccCAGAATTCCTGAATCTctcccccagaattcccaaatttccccccaaatattcccaaattttcccaaaaaattcccaaatttctcccccagaattcccaaatttctgcccCACAATTCCTGAAtttctcccccaaaatccccaaatttcttcctcagaattcccaaatttctcccccagaattcctgaatttctccccaaatattcccaaatttccccccaaatattcccaaattttccaaaaaaattcccaaatttctgccccagaattcccaaatttcttccccacaattcccaaatttctgccccagaattcccaaatttcttccCCACAATTCTTGAATTTCtctcccagaattcccaaattccccccaaaatccccaaatttcctcccaaaatccccaaatttcctcctcagaattcccaaatttctcccccagaattcctgaattcctgccccagaattcccaaattcccccccaaattcccaaatttccccccagaattcccaaatttccgGGCTCACCGTGCCGCCCTCGCCGCCTTTTTGCTCTCCAGGCTGACGGGGACGTTGAACCTCTCGGCCCTTTTCTGCATcctctgggaaatgggaaagataaaaagggaattctgggaattgccaggggaaaactgggaatttaCAGCCAGGAAATTGGGattttccagcaaaaaaaaattgggattttccaggggaaaaatgggattttccaggGGATTTCACCTCCATCTGGGAGATTTCTGAGGAGATTTTCACCACTTTCTTCTCCTGGATCCTGGAAAAAGTTTGGGAAAAAGGTCAGGGATGCTCCAGAGGCCTCtccaggagggatttggggtctgtcCCCATTCCCAACAATCCCCTGATCCCCCTCTCCCGGCCCCTCATTCCCAGGTTTTGCCAGGAATTCTCCTCACACGTCCGGCGACTTCACCGGCGCCTCCTCCACCTTCACCGGCGGCTCCGGCGCCTtgggctcctcctcctgcaaatCCGTGGGAAATCCATGGGAAACCCATGGGAAACCCATAAAATCCATGGGAAATCCATAAAATCCATAGGAAATCCATGGGAAACCCATAAAATCCATGGGAAATCCATGGGAAACCCATGGGAAACCCATGGGAAACCCATAAAATCCATGGGAAATCCATAAAATCCATGGGAAACCCATGGAAAACCCATGGCAAATCCATGGGAAATCCATGGGAAACCCATAAAATCCATGGGAAATCCATGGGAAACCCATGGGAAACCCATGGGAAATCCATAAAATCCATGTGAAATATGGAAAATCCATGGGAAATCCATAAAATCCATGGGAAATATGGAAAACCCATGGGAAATCCATGGGAAATCCATGGGAAACCCATAAAATCCATGGGAAATCCATGGGAAACCCATGGGAAACCCATGGGAAATCCATGGGAAATCCATGTGAAATATGGAAAATCCATGGGAAATCCATAAAATCCATGGGAAATATGGAAAATCCATGGGAAATAtggaaaatccatggaaaatatggaaaatccATGGGAAACCCATAAAGTCCATGGGAAATCCATGGGAAATCCATGGGAAATCCATGGGAAATTCATAACATCCAtggaaaattaatggaaaaccCACGGGAAATCCCTCCATAGGAAACCCATGAAATCCATGCAAAATTCGTGGCAAATCCATAAAACTCCTAGAAAATCCATGGGAAATTCAAGGAACGTTCACAAAATCCATGGGAAATCcataaaaaacccataaaatccATGAGAAATCCATGGGAAATGCATAAAATTCGTGGAAAATCCATGGGAAATCCATAAAATCCACCCCAGCCCGTGGTCATTCCCAAGGAAAAATCCCCAGATTTCCAcaaaatctcccaaaatccTCCCGATCCCCCCTTTTGCCAGCACTCTCCATCCCAGGGTGGGATCAAACCCAAAatccaaaatcccaaaatccaagATCCCAAAATCCGGGATCTGGAGCATCCCGGGCATCAAATCCAACAGATTTAACCccaaaaaaaagcagggaaaatgggaaaatgattTCAATTCCGGAACGCCGCCTCattcccagcccaaacccccCGGAAAACCGGGATGATCCCAAAAATGCCCACCTCaatctcctctcccagcacgTCCTCCTCGTTGGGCTCCTCCtcagctgggaaagaaaagcaaggaaaggtCAGGGCGGCAAAAATTCCTTGGGAATCGcaggaaaatgaggattttttcatttttttggggggtggaaattccagctgggaattctgtggggtcggggatttttgggagcaCCCACCGTGCTCCTCCAGGTAGGCCTGGAGCCGGTGGATCAGGTCCTGCTTGTTGCCTTTGGCTTCCAGCCCCCGCGCCAGGCACTCCTGCTTCAGCTCggccagctgggaatgggatgggatttatgggatggatgggatgggatgggatgggatgggatgggatgggatgggatgggatgggaggggatggatgggatccatggggtgggatgggatgggatccatggggtggatgggatgggatccatggggtggatgggatgggatgggatggatgggatccatggggtgggatgggatccatggggtgggaagggaggggatgggaggagatgggatgggatgggatgggatgggatggatgggataggatgggatccatggggtgggatgggatccatggggtgggatgggatgggaggggatgggatgggatgggataggatgggatccatggggtgggatgggaggggatgggatgggatggatgggataggatgggatccatggggtgggatgggatgggatggatgggataggatgggatccatggggtgggatgggatgggatccatggtgtggatgggatgggatgggaggggatgggatagAATGGATGGGacgggatggatgggatgggatttatgggatttatgAGATTTAtaggatggatgggatgggatccctcaggacccccacccaggaccccctcagggccccccagatcccccctcCAGATCCCCCCCAGACCATTCCCAGGGCCCCCTCAGTCCCTCAGAGCCCCCTCAAGGCCCCTCCAGATCCCACCCAGGACCCCCACCCAGGACCCCCTCAGATCCCTCTTCAAACCGCCCCAGGTTCCCCACCCTGGAcccccccagggcccccccAGACCCTCAGGACCCCCACCCAGGACCCCCTCAGATCCCCCTTCAaacccccccagggacccccaccTAGGGCCCCCCCAGGGACCCTCAGATCCCTCCAGAGCCCACTCCAGATCCCCCCCAGACCATTCCCAGGgccccctcagagccccctcaAGGCCCCTCCAGATCCCACTCAGGACCCTCCTCCCAGGATCCCCTCAGGGCCCCCACCCAGGACTCTCTCGGGAATTCCCTGAGATTCCTCCAAATCCCACTCAGGACCCCTCAGACCCCCCAGGGCCCCCTCAGACACTCAGATCCCACTCAGGATCTCTCCAGATCCCACTCAGGATCTCTCCAGATCCCCCTCAGGgcccccccagatccccctcaggacccctcagacccccagagccccctatACAACCCCCCATAACCCCCCTCAGGACTCCAGATCCCCCTCAAACCACCCCCAGATCCCCCTCAGAGCCTCCTAAGGGCCTCAGAGACCCTCAGAGCCCCCTCAtggccccccagagcccccggcCCGTTTCCCGCCGTTCCCCCGTGCGCTCCCTCAGTCCCAGCCGCTGTCCCCGGGGCTGTCCCGCTCgcagggctctgtccccgctgtccccaccGTTCGCCCGCGGTTTTCCCGGCCCCATCCCCGCTCCCAGCGGCACCTTCAGCTTGTGCAGCTCCACCGGCTCCGCCGCCATCTTGACACCccccgcgccggccccgcccctcagGCAGCCCCGACCAATCAGTGCCGCGCGTCCTCCGCCGCCCCGCCCAAACCCGCCGCTCGCCATTGGTCAGCGCTGACGGTAGTACCCGCCGGTGATTGGCCTGTCGGGCGCTGGGGGCGGGGAGATGCTGACTGACGTGCAGATGAACCAATGGAAATAGGGAGATGCTGAGCGGCGGCCAATGGAAAGAGAGGGCGGGAAACGCGGACTTCCGGGAGGTGTGGCCGAGACCGGAGCGGGGTCATTGAGGGACTCGGgtgtaattaattatttttaattatcgCACTTCATTAAACTATTGATATTCCCAAAGAGgtagattttattatttaactCTTTGAGTCTCCAGAACAGCCCCTGTTTCCCGCAGCTACCGTGCCACAACCCCCCTTTATTAATCATTAAAATAACCTAAACAATTAAAGAATTAAACTAAttagaataattaaaataatgccATTTATGGAGGTGGCGGCCGCCATGATGTGTGTGGCGACCGCCATGATGGGTGTGGCGACCGCCATGATGGGTGTGGCGACCGCCATGATGGGTGTGGCGACCGCCATGATGGGAGTGGCCGCTTCTCCGTCAGGCCCGACCGTATCTCCGGACTAACCGGACACGCCCCCACCCCACGGGTCCGTCCCGGCTGCTCCGAACCCGCCGCAACCCCGGTAACGGCGCCTGAAGCGCCGCCAGCGCGGCCCTGCCCACACTCAAGATGGCGCCGCGCTCTGAGGCCACACCGGAACCCCAACATGGCGGCGCCCACTGGGGCGTCAATGACGTCATTCTTTATCCGGCGCGGCCCGGAAGTGGCGCGACCCGGAATTCCCggggctttggggacacctgCGGGGCCTTGGGGACCCCCAAATCAACCCCTATTTCCACCCcccctttgttttatttttaacacaaaaacCACCACTCgattttctttagaaaacaccaaaaaaaggaaaaaaatagattttttttattccaagcccttttttttttgtttttttgtttttttagggGGGTGGGGGTCTCCTCAGCGCGGCAGCGGCCGCCgccccttcttcctcctcttgtgCTTTGTGTCCCCCCTGGGGGGAcccccctggggctgggggggtccttgggggggtcccgcagccccggggggGGCGGGGAAAGCCCCCCCGGCCTCCGGGCCCGGATTTCCCTGGAAAACGCGGGCCAGGAAATCCTGGAGGTCAGCGGGGGACGGGGGGCTGCCCTTGGGGGGGGCCCTggggggagagaaaaaaggggTTGGGGCACGGCTGGATgtacctgggcacagctggatacacctgggcacacctgggcacccctctgggcacacctgggcacctTTGGAACCTCCTCCCCCAGGACTGACCGTTGGCATCCAGACCCTGGACACTCCAGGacacccttggggacaccccaggacaCCCCCCCAGTACTGACCGCTGGCGTCCGGCCGGCGTGGCTGTCCTGGCACCGAAGGACAGGTGGTAGGGGACACGGTGGCTGTCCGGGGAGATGGCCACGCGCTGGCAGCCCGCCCActctggggacagacaggggacacTCGGTCATGGTGGCACCAGTCATAGTCGTGGTGTGCCCTTGGGCATGGTGACACCAGAGAGGTCCCCAGGATGGTCATGGTGTCCCCTGGTCATGGTGGCACCAGGGATACCCCAGGGATGGTCATGGTGACACCAGAGAAGTCCCCAGGATGGTGACACCAGACACCCCCAGAGATGATCATGGTGTCCCCTTGGTCATGGTGACATCAGAGAGACCTTCGTGTTCATGGTGTCCCCAGAGACCCCTGGGATGGCGACACCAGAGggacccagggatggtgacaccaGAGACCCCTGGTCATGGTGTCCCCTGGCCATGGTGACCGCAGGGACCCGCTGGGATCTGTCACCCCCCGTTCTGTGTGTGCCACCCCGCGTGTCCCCTCACCGGTGACGTCGTAGATGTGGCCGTCCATGCGGGCCAGGTAGGTGACCTTGAGGCCCAGCAGGCTGGACTCTGCCCACAGGTCACCCTCTTCGGCCGCGTGCCACCCCCCGCACGGGCCACACCAGCGGCCACCGCGCGGGTCCCTGTCCAGCTGGAACCGcctgtggggacacggggacattggggatattggggacattggggacgtggggacattggggacactggggacacccccagggcacagcacaggggtCCCTGTCCAGCTGGAACCGcctgtggggacacggggacattggggacacccccagggcacagcaaagGGGTCCCTGTCCAGCTGGAACCGcctgtggggacattggggacactggggacatgggga of the Molothrus aeneus isolate 106 chromosome 30, BPBGC_Maene_1.0, whole genome shotgun sequence genome contains:
- the SARNP gene encoding SAP domain-containing ribonucleoprotein isoform X2, which produces MAAEPVELHKLKLAELKQECLARGLEAKGNKQDLIHRLQAYLEEHAEEEPNEEDVLGEEIEEEEPKAPEPPVKVEEAPVKSPDVIQEKKVVKISSEISQMERMQKRAERFNVPVSLESKKAARAARFGLATIPTKGLLADSKPTSEEDEKLKKRKERFGIVTGAGAAEDSEAKKRKRAERFGIV
- the SARNP gene encoding SAP domain-containing ribonucleoprotein isoform X1 translates to MAAEPVELHKLKLAELKQECLARGLEAKGNKQDLIHRLQAYLEEHAEEEPNEEDVLGEEIEEEEPKAPEPPVKVEEAPVKSPDVIQEKKVVKISSEISQMERMQKRAERFNVPVSLESKKAARAARFGLATIPTKGLLADSKPTINLEKLKERAQRFGLNVSSLSKKSEEDEKLKKRKERFGIVTGAGAAEDSEAKKRKRAERFGIV